A window of Cryptomeria japonica chromosome 3, Sugi_1.0, whole genome shotgun sequence contains these coding sequences:
- the LOC131032344 gene encoding naringenin,2-oxoglutarate 3-dioxygenase, whose product MAPAAVAGAPAVPSERPDVLPVGEAETAKSLQSIFVRDEDERPKVAYNVFSSDIPVISLEGIEGPQRERVKEEVTNACKEWGIFQVVNHGVPEELVNTMTQFSREFFALPAEEKLKYDMRGGKRGGFVVSSHLQGESVLDWREICTYFAQPLHQRDYTRWPDKPEGWREIVDKYSEALMGLASKLLQIVSEALGLEPEAVTKACVEMDQKVVINYYPKCPQPDMTLGLKRHTDPGTITLLLQDQVGGLQATKDDGLNWITVEPVQGAFVVNLGDHMHFLSNGKFKTADHQAVVNSNYSRLSIATFQNPSQEAIVYPLKLEEGEQSFMEEPITFAQMYSRKMSRDIELARQKKLAKLAPAPEPAPSPAVASQ is encoded by the exons ATGGCACCAGCAGCAGTAGCAGGAGCCCCTGCAGTACCCTCGGAGCGACCTGACGTGCTTCCAGTGGGGGAAGCGGAGACAGCAAAGTCACTGCAGTCGATCTTTGTGCGTGACGAGGATGAGAGACCCAAGGTGGCGTACAATGTTTTCAGCAGTGACATTCCGGTTATCTCCCTGGAGGGAATAGAGGGACCACAGAGAGAGCGCGTGAAGGAGGAAGTCACCAACGCGTGCAAGGAATGGGGGATTTTCCAGGTGGTGAACCATGGTGTCCCAGAGGAGCTGGTGAACACCATGACTCAATTCTCCCGAGAATTCTTCGCCCTTCCCGCAGAGGAGAAGCTCAAGTACGACATGCGAGGAGGCAAGCGTGGAGGATTCGTTGTGAGCAGTCACCTGCAGGGCGAGTCCGTTCTTGACTGGAGAGAAATCTGCACTTACTTCGCCCAGCCCCTTCACCAACGTGACTACACCCGCTGGCCCGACAAGCCCGAGGGATGGAG AGAGATTGTGGACAAGTACAGCGAGGCGCTGATGGGTTTAGCGAGCAAGCTGCTGCAGATCGTCTCGGAGGCGCTGGGATTGGAGCCCGAGGCGGTGACAAAAGCGTGCGTTGAGATGGACCAGAAGGTGGTGATAAACTACTACCCCAAATGCCCACAACCTGATATGACCCTGGGATTGAAGCGCCACACCGATCCTGGCACCATTACTCTGCTCCTCCAAGACCAGGTGGGCGGCCTCCAGGCTACCAAGGACGATGGGCTCAACTGGATCACTGTCGAGCCTGTCCAGGGAGCTTTCGTAGTCAATCTTGGCGACCACATGCAT TTTCTGAGCAATGGGAAGTTCAAGACCGCGGACCATCAGGCCGTGGTGAACTCCAACTATAGTAGATTGTCCATTGCTACATTTCAGAATCCGTCCCAGGAGGCAATTGTGTACCCGCTGAAGTTGGAGGAGGGAGAGCAGTCTTTCATGGAAGAGCCCATCACTTTTGCTCAGATGTATTCCCGCAAGATGAGCCGTGACATTGAACTTGCCCGCCAGAAGAAGCTCGCCAAGCTCGCGCCTGCCCCTGAACCTGCACCCTCCCCTGCCGTTGCATCTCAATAA